The Phragmites australis chromosome 13, lpPhrAust1.1, whole genome shotgun sequence DNA window GGTTTCATATATATACACCTACCCGGTCAAGGGATCTAGTCCTCATTGATTtatataaatatgatcaagaggAGGAAAATACGACCgtgatcaagggtgatgcgTGACATGCACACGATAGGCGCGGTGGCGCGATGAAGGCGCAACCAGGTCCATGGGCGTTGTAAATTGTGCTAACAAAAATGAGGCAACATAGCTTAGTCAATTAAAACCTTGAGTTAATTAGAAGTATAACTTGCACTTATAATATCATTTGAGCCTTGCCTAAGGTAATCTTGAACCTCACCCCCGCGTTGCTCTCCCGAGCAGCGACACGCTGCCGCCAACCAGGAGCCCTCCCTTCCGTGGCCTCCTGCGGCTGTTGCTGCCACAGTTTGACGGCGACGTAGGTGGTGGCAGCGGTGCCAAGCGGTGTCTGTCATgagctccccctccctccttctccttccagCGTGGCTCGACGGGAGGCAGGCAGATCTACCTTTTGCCAGGTGTTTCGAGGCATCGGCGGGCGGATCTAGCTGGATTTGGCGTCAGCGTCAGCGCGGTGAGCTCCGTCGAGGGCTGGATGGGGTGGCCCACGTCGGCATTGTATAGATGTGACGATGTGGGCACCTCCCAGTGTCGCGGTTGTTGGCTCCACCGCCTCGCTGTGCCAAACACTCTCTAAGTGTGTGCTCGTGTGTGGCGCAATGTTGCTTGCTTTATGGGATGGCCTGGTCGTGCCGCGCGCGCACGATGTGGTGGTCGTTCGTGGCTCCGGTGTGCGTCGGCTGGGCTATGTGCTCCACATGTGCCCGTCCTATGCGAGTGCTACTGGCGCATCTCTCATCTCTTGTGCCACCGCCATCGTTTGTCACCGCGTCTTGTTTTAGTGGTCGGCTCGACGACGCGGTGGGCTTGTTGGCTCTACTTGGCGCCATGGCGTGCTGGATCCATGGTGGAGATGCACGTGGTCAGCGGGTTCTGCTGCTGCCCATGGTGTTGTGCTCCATCTGGGATGTGGCTACTACTTCCCGGGGTTGATGCCATTCTCGATTGTGGCTATTGTTACTGCCCGACGTGTTGTGCTTCATCTCCCTAGTGTTGTAGCTAGCCCCTGTGCTTACCTCATTGCCTCATCATGCTGCTTTTGCTCCTCCCCTTTGTTGGATCTGTCTCATTTCCCTCAGATCTGACCCGCGGGGAGCGCGGCGGTTTGGTGGTGGCTCGAGGCTCAACTTTGGTGCTGCAACTTGTGGAGGCTTTTCGGGGCAGCGTGCTCTCACGTTGGCAACGACCGTGGCAGTTGTGGTGTGACTTCAGTGCAAGTGTTGGGGTGGGGGTCGTGAGTGTAAGCTCATACGGCAATCTGCTGGTGCCAATGTCGATGACGCCCGTAGGCGTCATTTTCTCCCTAGAGGTGATATTGTGGCGTCTCTACCATCCTGGGGGCATCTCTAGGTGAAAACCTTGCGTCGGTTTTCCGGTCGGGCAACAGTGGTGTTGACGTCGCTACTTTCCTGAAGATGTCGTTTCCGAAAGCCCTCCTGCACTTGTTGGCGACACTTGGTTCTTCTTTTCGGGGTGTACCGTGTCGTCGGTGCCTCTAGTTTCTTTTGCAGGTTGGCCCCTATGCCTCCGCTTGGCATTGTGACATTTCTAGTTCATGTGTTGTTCCCAATTTTAGTTGTTGCTTGATACGCACTCTTCTAAAGTGACTCGCTTGCTGACTTCTTGGGGGTTTGGTTCGGTGTGGGAGTAGGGCTCCGCCAATGTAACCAAGCTACTGCTGGCGTTGATGCAGGGCTCCACCAGCTTGTTGCTTTGGTGCACGAGTTGAGTTAGGTTGGGCGTAACTGTTTGTTGGTTGCGCTATGTGTTGTGGCCGTCATTGAGTTGTTCGGGGTCGTTTTTCGCCGGCTTCTTCTATAAGTTCACCCCTGTGACCTCGCTTCACGACAACTCTTCATTCAGTTTGGCATTTTGTGACAGAGTTTGGTCCAATATGCGCTCCTTTGAAGCGATGTGCTGCTGACATGTGTGATAGATAGGTACGGCGTGGGAGAAAGGCTCCACCGATCGAGTTGTGAGGGTGACAGTAGTTTGGTTGGCTAGCGTATGAGTTGAGTTGGGTTGGTCCTGCCTGTTGTCGGGTTTGTGTTATTGGTGTGAGTGCCGTATGTAAACTTGAGGTCGTATTGTCATCTCGGGATTGTATGTCGGTTTTCTTTAAAATCGCGTAGTTGTGAGGTTTGATTTCCCTTATAAACCAATTCAATTATCttgttatataaaaaatatcgGCAATGTCCTTGCCGTCCCTTCGAGAAAAAAACTTGCActtataataaaaataagacAACaagaatttaaaatttaataattTAAACTTTTACCAGTAATGCGTTAGTAATGAAATGTTACCATGACTAAGTATCTATTTGTTTGGACTTGACTTATagttgaaaaattatttttaatttttctaaaaagttgttTTTCAATTTTAGTTGTTATCTTTTATAACTAATTTTTAACTTCTCGGCACACCAAAATCAGAAAAAACTCCTCTCAACTAGTTTATCAatttctagttcattttctAATAAACCACTTTTTAGCAACCTATATATTTAAACTTCTAGTTTAAAAAAGGAAGCCAATAAAAACCTAAATAGCGGCCGCTACACCGGTCTTACAAGTGCTACAGGTGTAACGGCTACAGATCGGCTGCTAAGTTATTACTCCTACCTGCTATGTTTTATCACTACCAGTACTGGTAGCATTTGTACCTATTGCGGGCGCAATTACGGCCGGGACAAACGCTACATAGTACATTGGATTTGACTGAAATCATCACCCTCGCTCCAAAATGCACTCGGTTTGCGTCCTGCCCTTGGGCCGCGTGGGGCCCACGCACTCGCACGTCCATCGCGCCATCGAGCGGGACACGGCACGGCGGCATGGGCCGCCCGATGGACGTACGGCATCATACCACGCGGTGGCGGTGCACTCCCCACGACGTGCCTCGACAAATTCGTGAACTCCCAACCCCCGCCCGCGATTcgcttccttccttccttccttcctagTCATCGCACGCGAGGGCGACGCGCCCCATCAATCCCACACCACCCCtcccttctctttctctctctctctccagcctGCGTCGCCGTGGAGGAAGTGCGGCATAAAAGGAGAGGGAGGGGTACAACTGTGGTGGTGCTGTTCCCTCTCTCAAGAAGATTCGAACCTGCGGAGCGATGAGGTTCAGGGTCATCGGCAAGAGAGCCTCCTCCAACGGCAAGGCGGGCGCCGACGGCGGCCGCACCGTTCCTCTCGCCGCCGCGGAGGCCAAGAGCGCGGTGCCTGCCACCGTCTACGCAGACGCAGATCACAACTGCACGGAGAACGGTATGTCAGAATTTGTATGTCGCTATATACCTTGCTTGTTCTCGGTTCGTCCACACCCTTGATCGATAAGCCAGCAGTagttgttttttttccttttcttaaaaagagagagaggtttTACTAGTGGAACCGATGCTAATCAAATGTCCTAAAAACACAATTAACAATGTTATCTTGGCACCTGGACATGGGCAAGACTCCACGGGGTTAGTTGGGCTTCCGGCATAATTTAGTCTTTTAATCTAGAACTGCAAGCGTGCTGCCGATTCTGTCTGGTAGGATTTTGAGGAATCGGTGTTCATACGGTGAATGGTCAATGGGAGCATGGATGATGATCAGGGGCACCAGTTCCTGCGTTAGATGATCGGTTGATCGATCCGGATGATTGCGTACTGCACCTAACATGTGGCGGGCAAATGCAAGGTAGGTACGCACGTCGGATCGGTATGATGGGTCGGAATCAAACTAGGAGTATCAAGAAACTGAAAGAATCGGAAGGGTTCGCACTGTCTGAATTAATGGCGTCATGCTGCGATTTTATTTCTACTTTTTGCGATCAGGtacaaaaatacaaaatcaatGGACTAGATGCAGACATAAGGAAATATTCAATGTCGAAGCATAGTTTTCAACACAAGCCAATAACAGAGATATTCTTTCCGTGCAAAAAATACATCTTTTAATACTTAGTAGTTCAATTTTTTCCTGTTGGATATCAGAAATTCAGTAATCTGTACAAAAGTTGTTTAGAATTAAAGAAATCATACGTTCCACGTTTTCTGACGAAGTGGAAGACACAATTGAGAAAATGGCTAATTCTTtgtcttttcttttcaaatttgATATGCACTGTGTCTCAATGTTACCATTAATAGGAACAGTTTCTTGTATTTCATTTATGCAACCAAAGTTACAGTTGCGAAACATAACTCTCAATCAAAGAAGACATTTTTTTGTGTCGGTTTCAATTGCATTAGTTATTTGAATGCATATCTGACAGAAAACCATGAAGAGTTTTTTATTGTAACTACAAAGATCTATCCATTGTTTCAGGGAGCAAAGATGAGTCATTCTTTGAAACAAGGCCTTGGCTAGATTCCGACAGCGAAGATGATTTTTACAGCGTGAGAGGAGGTAAAAACTGGACTATATACATACTACAGCGCCACTCAACTTAATTTTTGCATTCCTGACATTTGACATGTTGCTTTATCTTAATTCTGAAGATTTCACTCCATCAAGAGGCAGCACCCCAGATCATCAGAGACTAAGATCGTTCAATGGGCGGACAGTGGTGGACAGACTGAAGCCTTCGCTTACCGAAAAGAAGCAGAGACTAATTGAGCTTCTCCAGGAGAAGCAGCAATacgatgatgaggatgacagTGTCACCGATGTCCACACTAAAGAACATCTGAAGCCTTCTTGCAAAGGCGATGAAGTGAAGAAGTCACCAAAGTCTGGCTGCTTCCCGAGCTTAACTTGGAAGCGTAGCTTCAAGATCTGcaggaagaagagaaaagagcagAAGGATAAGTGAATTAGCCTTGTGATGTCCAAATAcgattttgtaaaaaaataaagtCTCTACAAGGCCACAGGGGCCTGGGTACATATCTATTCCTTCTCTTCTCTGAAATGCTGAAACTAGGACATAGAAAAAAGGGTACATATCTATTCCATTCTCTTTTTTTAGCATccatttattttcgtttttaATGTTTGTTTCCAATAATGGACGAGATGGAGCCGTTACGACCCACCCTGCTCTGGCGACTCTGTCGCCCCTCCTTCAAGCCAATCCACCTCGCCAAGATCTACCCCCAAATCCCGCGAATCGAACCAAATCCCCTCAAGAGCGCTTCCTCCACCCTCGGATCCGATAGTTCCGGAGCTCCCCCACGCTTTTTCCCACAGATCAGGTCGCTCTGGGACTTTTTTGTCCAGAGTGCCTCTGGAGATCTTCTACCCGGATCGGTGCAATTTCATCTTGTTTCGGCGGATCAGTGTCGCTCCTCTTTAGCCTCGCCTTCATTTCAGTCCTGATCCACTCTGCTCTCCACAAGTGCTTTCTATGGCAGACGGAGGTTTGATCCATGTTGCTCTTTTTGACCAGCAGTGTTTGGAGTTCTGTTGCTCTACACTGCAGGCCTCCTCCGAGCTTTCAAGGCAGCAATGGCCACACATCGAGCACGATAGTCAATCCTTCATGCCAGGTCCCACCTACAAGCCCCTTGCTCCGGCTTCCTCGAGCAGTGCTGCTGTTCTATTTCAAAAGAGGGGAACCTGCTCAAGTCTTGGCAAGGAGATCTCCCTTGAGAGCTTTCACCAACGTCATCCGCGCTCTCTCGCTTCGGATTCCTCTATCGTGATCTAGCATAGGTCTCGGGGTGACTTTGTGCTCAAGGACGATGAAGGATGGCAGACAGTAAATCCAAAGTTCTGGTGGCGTAAAGAGAGACCATCTTCAGTGAACAAGACAGTGGCTCAACAAACAAAAGATTAGAAGGCCATGTAGAGAAGGGAGAGCTACAAAAGGAAGATGCAAGGTAAATATTTCAATTGTCTAGCAAAAGATCATAAGGTTGCGGTGTGTAGAGATCCCACGCGTTGCTGGAGGTGTTGGGGTTCTAGCCATAAAGCGTTCAAGTGCACTGCTTCCCCAAGTATCTCCCTTGCTCCACCTTCCCAGAAGCTTCACTCCCTCTCACCATCTGCCAGCTCTGCTTCTATACATCGACCTTATCTCTAGGCTCTTCTAAACAATCTACACCAGCCCAGCCTCTGTGTAGAAGAGCCAAGTAAGGATCCAACCGAAAGCCTGAAGGTGACGGCGCTGATCCAGAGACACCCTCCAGCTGAGAGCAAGAGGTCGTTGGTGCCAGTTGGTGGTGATCTTGCTCCTAAGCCGCTTGCCCAACATTTTGACAGTCTGTCGGAGGCATGCTGGGGTTGGCGCAAAGCAGATGATGACAGTGAGGATGACAGGAGGTGGGCACGACGACGCAAGGACACAACGTATGCTGCATCACGAAGAATGGAGCGGGCGAGGCCGCTACATCGGGAACTCTGAAGTTGTCATACTCGTTCTGACTCTCCCCTGTGTGGTGGTCCGCCATCGCGCAAGTGTGTCACCTTCGCCTCGCCGATGGCGATAGTTATGAGAGGCGCAAGGAGCTGGCGGAGGCCCGAGGCTCTGAACAAGGAGTACAACAGCAAGTTTAGCAACAAGAACAGCTGCAAGCCTAGCCTGGTGCCAGAGCAGTAGAGTGTGCCCGCACATACTGACATGCAGAGAGAGATCGACAACTATAGGCAAGCAAAGCTACACAAGGATATAAGACGGATACAGATATGTGACCAGGGCGTTGAAGTCTTCAGTAAGGAGAATCGTACGCCTGATGTTGCCCGAATGTTGCAAGTCCCTCGTGACCCTATGTTGTTTGAGTACCAGGTTCGATTCCTCAACCTAGGGGAGATGCAAGAAGACTAGTGGCCGATGCATTCAAAGAAATGTAATGCAGATTACAATTTCGAAGTCATCCAAACCAAGGAGCTGAGCGTGCTGCAGCCGCTTTCAGCATTCTATGACCCTATGATGCATGAGGCTTCTTTTATCTTCCTTTTTTAAGACGCACAGTGCGAGCCACCCTATGGGTTCAATGTGACCTCAAACGTGTCTCAGGCACACACGCACAACCAAGCTGCTATCCAGGACCCTAAAGAAGAGCGTGGCCATGCTCTTATCGACGGGGCCCCTGACCTTCTGGAGAGGGAGGTTGCCCCCAACATCTTCGACTATGCGATGGTCGTTTCTTCTGGCGATGCTTTCGACTCCGTTGCTACCGGGGAACCGCTTGGATGCACCAGCTGTGTCGCTTCCTCGTTTGTCTCCCCACCACTTGATTCACAGGTGTTCCCAATTGGGCATGTGGCGGGAGATGACAATGGGCTGCAGGGTCTCCTCCCCGCCCCCCGTTTCACTCGCTGATCTTGTTGATAACATTTTCTTGCATTCCAAGACAAATGTTTCCATAAGAAGTTCTGGGTATGTCATTCCAGTAGCTTCGAAACCTCTACAAGTGTCTCTAGGCAAAGGCATCGGGTGAGAAGTGTTTCGGTCGTTGTATATGACCCCATGCGTTTTGAGTGTTCCTCTGAGCTTTTCATGACACGAAAGTAGCCACCTGCTCTGACACTCCAGAGGCCGACATCATCTGCGTCCTCCCCATCCCTGCCAGATCTGCGGCTCACCCCCGATAACAACCTTCATCAACCAGCTCTGTCAAGCCCGATGGAATTACCAGGCATGCAGTTAAGCTCAGGTGATGCTGTCTTTGAAGAAGTGCAGGTATCTGATGTGCAGATATCTGAAGAAGTGCTGCAGGTAGAGGCCCCTGTTGTAGAAGGGTAGCCTGCTCAGGTCCTTTCAGGTGAGGACGAACAAGTGCAGGTTTCTGATGTACAAGTTTTCATTGACTTAGTCACTAACCCCATTGAGACACCTCTGCTGCATCGCATACTGACGTTTAACTCTCCTTTACCACCTCAAAATGAAGCAAcgtccccttcatcagctagaAGAAGCAGTAGGCTTGCAAAGAAATCATACACAGGCAAAGACCCAATTCGCATGGCGCAAGAAGTCTtagctaaaaaaactagagagcCTATCACCTTCTTCAAGCGGTGTCTCTGAGATGTTTAACTCTTATGTGCAGTGTTTTGCGTAGCCGCTCACGATGGTGGCCATTGAAGTGATCAAGGCCCTGGTGGACAATGGAAGTTAGCAGTAGAAGAAGGGGGGCCACAACAAGATTGCACCGGCTCCACCCCAGACGGGTGAATCCACCGCTGCGTGATTGAAGTGCCCTTCTCAGTTGTTCGTCACCTGTCTTCGCATGATGCATCTACTGCAAGACTTCTCCAGCTTTAGTAGGGCTCTGGCCACTCATGTTATGTTTGTTCTAGACATTGTGTGTCGCCACTGCGCTCTATGTTCATTTGCCTCAAGTTATAGTTAGCCTGCTAGTCCTTCTAGTAAAGCGCAGTTGAATCTTCTAGCAGCACCAAATCTTTCTGCTATTATGCTGCCAAGTCTACATGTATGTTAACGTGTGCTTAGGATGGCTCTTATCTATGTCCATCCCTCCTTCAGAATGCTGGAATGCTACGTCGACCAATCTGTTCATCATGTCACAGCGCCATTGTAGCATCTTCTGTTGGAATGTGCGAGGCCTAAACGCCCTGGCCAAACATTTTACTGTCAGAAATCTTATTCAAAGCCATGGCACCACAATAGTCTGTTTGCAAGAAACCAAAATTCAGTCTTGGACCTCCATGTTGTTGTTGGAGGCGCTAGGATCAAACTTCATAGATAATTATGCAGAACTCCCCTCTATTGGAGCTAGCGGTGGCATTCTCATTGCCTGCAACAAGAATTTCTTTACTCTATCTGAGCCACACCTCTCTCAACACACAGTTTTAGCAATGATTACTATGTTAGCAGATAATAAGTCATGGTCTTTGACTTCAGTATATGGACAACAGGGGGATAATGATAAAATCGCATTCATGCAGGACATCAGACAACTCAAGCAGGCGATGAGGCAAGAGTGGCTTCTTGTTGGGGATTTCAACCTCATCTCCAGTGTGGCGGATAAAAATAACTCTCGAATTAACCTCCCAATGATGCGGCGCTTCAAAAGGGTTATCGATGACCTAGAGCTAAAGGACTTTAAACTACACGGTCGACATTTCACCTGGAGCAATGACCAAAATGAGCCCACCCTCGCAAGAATTGATCGCTTCCTAGAGATAACCGACTGGGATATGCTCTTTCTTACTTCTTACCTTCAAGCCTTATCTTCAGGAGACTCCGATCATGCACTGCTACTTCTAACAGGGGAAGCAATGAAACCAGTCATCTGTCTTTCCATTTCGAATCTTTTTGGACGACCGTACCCAATTTCATGGACATCATCAAAACAGCTTGGTCACAGCTGGTCCTTGTCTCTGATGCCATTCTGTGTTTTCACGTCAAGCTTAATAGAACAGCAAAAGCTatcaaaatttggaaaaaaaaagaaaacattggAGACATCAAGCTTCATATGGCAATAGCTCGCGAGGTGATTTTGCTGTTTGATGCAGCCCAAGAACACAGAACTCTGTCCCAAGAGGAGTTGCACCTCAGGAAACATTTGAGACTTAGATTGCAGGCTCTTGCGGTATTAGAGCGAATGCAAGCCCATCAGCGCTCAAGATATGTTCACATCAAAAGGGCAGATGCAAACATGAGTTTCTTCCACATAAAAGCCAATGGTAGGAGGTGCCAAAAATTCATTAAAATGATGAAAACAGACGATGGCATAATCTCCTCGCATCAAGAAAAGGAAGCGGTGTTACACAACTTTTATGTCCAGCAGCTTGGCACAAACATCCCCCGCCAACTCGCTGTCAACTGGAACGTGCTCAGTTACCAACAAAGAGATCTATCAGGCCTTGAATCTCCTTTCGATGAATAAGAACTAAAAGTCACAATCACCTCCTTGCACCCAGAAAAAGCCCATGGTCCTGATGGATATATCGGCCTTTTCTATTGAAAATCCTGGGACATAATCAAAGATGATCTTATGGAAGCAATCCAGACTTTCTATTGTATGGGATCGGACAAGCTGCATTTGGTTAACACTGCCAACATTGTTCTCCACCAAAAACTCTGAAGCTGTGGTTGTCAATGACTATAGGCCTATTAGCCTTATTAGTAGCTTTTACCAAAAATTCTCACTAACCGGCTTGCACCACATTTGGAAGATCTTGTTCACAGAGGTCAAAGTGCTTTCACTAAGAAAAGGTCTATTCATGATAACTTCCTTTATGTACAAAATGTGATCAAGGATCTACACAAAAGAAAGCATCCAACTTTGTTTATCAAACTGGACATTTTAAAAGCTTTTGACTCCATAAACTGGCCATACTTACTTTGAAATGCTCCATCATCTTGATTTTGGTCAGAAATGGAGAGATTGGATTTCCTACCTTATGGCCACATCCTCCTCGCAGATCTTGCTGAATGGAAGCCCAGGTAAACCTTTTATACATGCTCTAAGGTTAAGGCAGGGAGATCCTCTCTCGCCAATGTTTTTCATCCTTGCCATTGGCCCACTTCAAAAAATCATCTCTCAAGCCACACAACAAAATATCCTAACGCCTATTCCGTTGAGAGCGGTGAAATTCAAGTGTTCTTTGTATGCTGATGATGCAACTATTTTTGTAAATCCAAACAGCAATGATTTGCAGGCCCTGCAACAAATTCTTCATGTGTTCGGAGTGTTCAGGCTTGATAACAAATCTTTCGAAAACTGAAGTTTATCCTATTCGGTGCCAAGGTTTGCTTCTCCAATCAATCCTTCATGGATTCCGAGGGAAAATTGGAAGTTTTCCTTGCAAATATTTAGGAATGCCTCTCCACACAAGAATACTAAGAAAGATTGATGTCCAACCTATCATCGACAAGATTAACAACAAACTTCTGGGATGGCAAGGAAACATGTTCTCTCTAGCTGGCCGCGACACTTAAATTCATCCTCTCATCTCAACCAATTTATCACCTAACTGTGCTGCCTTTACATAAATGGCTTCAAAAGAGGATTGACCGAATACGAAGAAGTTTCCTTTGGAGAGAGGAAATCCCCGAGAACATGAAGGGGGGCCATTGTCTTGTTAACTCGCAAACAGTCACAAAACCAAAATCTTTTGGCAGCTTGGGTTCACTAGAACTGGAAAAAAATGCGAGGGTCTTGAGGCTATGTTGGCTTTGGTTTGAATGGCAAGACCAAGAATGCCCATGGAAAGGTATGCCGGTGCTGTGCGACGATCAAGACAGAGCTCTTTTCATTGCTTCGACCTTGGTGTCGGTTGGAAATGGGAAGAAGGCCAATTTCTGGCACTCCAGTTGGTTGAACGGGAATGCCCCGTGTAACATTGCCCCTCTCATTCTTGGCAAATCCTCAAGGAAAAATTTCACAGTCAAATACGGTCTTACCCAACTAAGATGGTTATGTTATGTTCAGATGATTGAAACAAACGAAGAGTTACAACAATTAGTTGTCTTATGGCAGCTTGTGAGAGACATCGATTTGCAAGACGAGGTCCAGGACTCAATTTCATGGAGGTGGACGGCAGATGGACAATACACCACCAAAAGTGCATATGAAATCTAGTTCTTTGGATCCATCAAGAGATACAACATGCGAAAGGTCTAGAGGGCCAAAACAGAGCCTAAGTGCAAGATGTTCTCTTGGATTCTCATGCAAAATAAAATCCTAACCGCGAACAACTTAGCAAAAAGAAAATAGCCCCGAAATCAAATATGCCGACTGTGTGAGCATGAGAGTGAGACTGTCGTCCATCTATGCAAAGATTGCGTCTACACGAAGGGAGTCTGGATGCACATTTTGTAATGGCTGCACTTCCAAAACTTGCCATCTTTATCAATTTCAGAGTTTAACAAGCTGGTGGAGAGTGGCATCCAAGATGATTGACAAACATCTTTAGTGATAATTCAATAGAATTGTGATCACCTTTTGGTGGCATATTTGGAAAGAGAGGAATCGAAGGACCttccaaaacaaaaaagaggTCACGCTCCGGGTTGCACAAATAACAAAAGAACATATCGAGGTTTTCTACTGAGTTTTTTCTTCCTTTCGGTGAGTTGTGTTTTATTTTACCTTTCAGGCTGTTGTTTCCCCttcgttgttttttttttgttttgatccTGCAGTAATCTCAGGCTTTGGTCTGTCTAccttcctcttctcttttttaCTTTGAGTTGTTCTCCTGTTTACTCCTTGTCTAATAAAATGACAGATCTCCTGCCACcctttcaaaaagaaaaaaaagggtttTTAGTGGCGTGATGTGCTGTAAAAACAAGTAAAGGAACATAATCTATGGTAAACATTTTTAATATACTTGATTGCCTTCGTTTttgttattaattatttttgtcaAGTCTTGATCTGACTGTGTTTGGTGGACCATCAACATGCTTACTGTTGTCATGTCGAAATGACTCTTATTTTAGAAGAAACCTTCCTTGGTCCCTTCTTCCGATTTCTCGATCAACAATCTAATTTCTTATTGATATTATTTTGTAATAAGTTGCACCTAAAATCCTCAATTCATTTTTAGTTGCTAATTTAGTGTAATAACTGCAGTCGAATCCTAGATTAATCTGAAGGAGCATCtggaatcccccccccccctatatgTCTGGTATCTTACATGAACAGGTTGAATACTACCCAAAATTCAGCAGCGTAATCCCAGTATGGAGGGTGTATATTTGATTTTTAGTACTATGATATTCTTCCGTTTGGTCAAAAGGCAAAGACTTAAACAAGAGCAATTTTAcaattagaaaaattaagaaaagaTATGTATGGCGAATACATACAGGGCATTGACAAGGTGTATCTTAAAAAGTGCATTTGTGCATTTCATAATGGCATTTCGGACTGAGAATACCTTAAAATAGGCACAAGTAAACAAAATATATCTCAAATAGTACGGTCGGCCATGATTACATAACATAATTTCAAGGGCAAACTGAACTTAATGTGAGATTTATGAAAAATATATAGTTAGTATATAAGGAAAATGGCAAATCATTAGAATGTGCAGTATTTACCTTTTTTGGGTTC harbors:
- the LOC133887805 gene encoding uncharacterized protein LOC133887805; the encoded protein is MRFRVIGKRASSNGKAGADGGRTVPLAAAEAKSAVPATVYADADHNCTENGSKDESFFETRPWLDSDSEDDFYSVRGDFTPSRGSTPDHQRLRSFNGRTVVDRLKPSLTEKKQRLIELLQEKQQYDDEDDSVTDVHTKEHLKPSCKGDEVKKSPKSGCFPSLTWKRSFKICRKKRKEQKDK